A genomic window from Stigmatopora argus isolate UIUO_Sarg chromosome 13, RoL_Sarg_1.0, whole genome shotgun sequence includes:
- the LOC144087042 gene encoding coiled-coil domain-containing protein 89 yields the protein MSQRKKKERKKVAKTEDEVLFPDLSLNVAQIDINQKTCKNLTATNLTETIRTQSRIKEQANLISILKERSDELFNQCQSLQQVKNELEKQLDMCQKEVMQKQKRVELVEKRFMDLDANSRAIIVFMEEYKHHNAHLKIENKQLQMENDTLFSQKIQDKTVIIQRLTKELKTLKEEFTTKEKACKEKVAQTESTSMKQFKDHLQREAVLLEQFREVQQRHEAAEQMCKVLKQKALKAEEQHTLKEATMSKTITSLTKEREKLLHTNADQDHTIQEKLHEIRHLEMLYNEQKIARTKADERFKQEVLAVNADKRVRALKLALEKAKAKYDKLNKDYGAFKEHSINLITKERELNKILRHLRT from the exons ATGTCTCAacgcaaaaagaaagaaagaaaaaaagtggccaagaccgaagatgaagttCTGTTCCCTGATTTGTCACTTAACGTTGCC caAATTGACATCAATCAGAAGACTTGCAAGAACCTCACTGCCACCAATTTGACCGAGACAATACGAACGCAGTCCCGGATTAAAGAACAAGCCAATCTGATCTCTATCCTCAAAGAAAGGTCAGATGAGCTGTTCAATCAATGCCAAAGCCTGCAGCAGGTCAAGAATGAGCTGGAGAAGCAACTTGACATGTGCCAGAAAGAAGTCATGCAAAAGCAGAAAAGAGTGGAGCTGGTAGAAAAAAGATTTATGGATTTAGACGCCAACAGTCGAGCAATCATTGTCTTCATGGAGGAGTACAAACACCATAATGCACATTTGAAGATAGAAAACAAGCAGCTGCAGATGGAAAACGACACATTATTCTCTCAAAAAATACAGGATAAAACTGTCATCATTCAAAGGCTTACAAAGGAACTCAAAACATTAAAAGAGGAGTTCACAACTAAGGAGAAGGCATGCAA GGAGAAAGTAGCTCAAACTGAATCAACATCCATGAAACAGTTCAAAGACCATCTACAGAGGGAGGCGGTATTACTTGAACAATTCCGTGAGGTTCAGCAGCGACATGAGGCCGCAGAACAAATGTGTAAAG TCTTGAAGCAAAAAGCTCTGAAAGCCGAAGAGCAGCACACTTTGAAGGAAGCTACGATGAGCAAAACTATTACAAGCCTCACCAAAGAGAGGGAGAAACTGCTGCATACAAATGCAGACCAAGACCATACCATCCAG GAGAAGCTACATGAGATCCGGCATCTCGAAATGCTGTACAATGAGCAGAAAATAGCTCGGACAAAAGCAGACGAACG ATTTAAACAAGAGGTACTGGCAGTGAATGCAGATAAAAGAGTCAGGGCGCTCAAGTTGGCCCTGGAAAAAGCCAAGGCAAAATACGACAAGTTGAATAAG GATTATGGAGCATTCAAAGAACACAGCATCAATCTTATCACTAAAGAAAGGGAACTAAATAAAATACTGCGACACTTGAGGACCTAA